The proteins below are encoded in one region of Papaver somniferum cultivar HN1 unplaced genomic scaffold, ASM357369v1 unplaced-scaffold_31, whole genome shotgun sequence:
- the LOC113341720 gene encoding dormancy-associated protein homolog 4-like — MGLLENFWDDTLAGPRPENGLKKLRRYDSGPMPSSEHVPVVSRSITILKSNCSNIRVSLDDSSSSGPSSPAGSSTPGSPLSSWTSRDTKQLMRMKSTSAVLERAEPRIPTVYDWMVISAIDR; from the exons ATGGGTCTTCTCGAAAACTTTTGGGACGATACACTAGCTGGTCCTAGGCCTGAAAATGGTCTGAAAAAGTTGCGCCGGTACGATTCTGGTCCTATGCCATCATCTGAACATGTCCCAGTGGTCTCTCGTTCCATCACCATACTCAAAAGCAATTGCTCCAATATCCGCGTCTCTCTGGATGATTCGTCTTCCTCTGGTCCTTCTTCTCCGGCCGGGTCTAGCACCCCCGGATCCCCTCTCTCAT CATGGACGTCGAGGGACACGAAGCAATTGATGAGGATGAAATCAACCTCGGCGGTGTTAGAACGAGCAGAACCTAGAATCCCTACGGTTTATGATTGGATGGTGATAAGCGCTATCGATCGATAA